A genomic region of Candidatus Acidulodesulfobacterium acidiphilum contains the following coding sequences:
- a CDS encoding autotransporter outer membrane beta-barrel domain-containing protein, with translation MSSADNVSGGDMNGSSRASAYTAAVRGGYTFKTQVVNITPILGVSY, from the coding sequence ATGTCTTCGGCGGATAACGTAAGCGGAGGCGATATGAACGGCAGTTCAAGAGCGTCCGCATATACGGCTGCCGTTAGGGGAGGCTATACTTTTAAGACGCAGGTCGTTAACATTACTCCTATCCTGGGAGTTTCTTAC